In the genome of Nocardia sp. NBC_00416, one region contains:
- a CDS encoding phosphotransferase family protein: MMPDEVNPTEHMQLTTSERDLDALAGQLTHWLAARVGADEQPVITALHRPQSGGLSSASVLFDAHWKSGGEPAEGSFVARMIPEEGAFPVFENYDLPLQYRIMSEVATGTDVPVPGLRWLETGSAACGAPFFVMDRVDGRIPGDNPPYVFAGWLYDATIAERAELTRNSLDILARIHTIAEPAQRFPELDGPGPALRRHIDANRAWYRWALADDGFEIPLIERAFDWLDRNFPDDPGPDVLSWGDARPGNIIYDGFTPIAVLDWEMAALGPRELDLAWMIFLHRFFQDIATGFGMPGLPDFLRRDEVVAQYEQASGHTVRDLDFHLTYAALRHAIVMARIKRRMIHMGEDTAPAERDDYIMHRATLEALLDGTYGWD, translated from the coding sequence ATGATGCCCGACGAAGTGAACCCCACCGAACATATGCAGCTCACCACGAGCGAGCGCGATCTGGACGCCCTCGCCGGGCAGCTCACCCACTGGCTGGCGGCGCGAGTCGGCGCCGACGAACAGCCGGTGATCACCGCACTGCACCGGCCCCAATCCGGTGGACTGTCCAGCGCGTCGGTCTTGTTCGACGCGCACTGGAAATCCGGTGGAGAGCCGGCCGAAGGGTCGTTCGTGGCGCGGATGATCCCGGAAGAGGGCGCGTTCCCGGTATTCGAGAACTACGATCTGCCGCTCCAGTACCGCATCATGTCCGAGGTCGCGACCGGCACCGATGTCCCGGTGCCCGGCCTGCGCTGGCTGGAAACCGGGAGCGCGGCCTGCGGTGCCCCGTTCTTCGTGATGGACCGGGTGGACGGGCGGATCCCCGGCGACAATCCACCCTATGTGTTCGCCGGCTGGCTGTACGACGCGACGATCGCCGAGCGGGCCGAGCTCACCCGCAACAGCCTCGATATCCTCGCCCGAATCCACACCATCGCCGAACCTGCGCAACGGTTTCCGGAACTCGACGGTCCAGGGCCGGCGCTGCGCCGGCATATCGACGCCAACCGCGCCTGGTACCGATGGGCGCTGGCCGACGATGGATTCGAGATCCCGCTGATCGAGCGCGCTTTCGACTGGCTGGACCGCAACTTCCCCGACGATCCGGGGCCCGATGTGCTGAGTTGGGGTGATGCCCGGCCCGGCAACATCATCTACGACGGATTCACCCCGATCGCCGTATTGGACTGGGAGATGGCCGCGTTGGGCCCGCGCGAGCTCGATCTGGCCTGGATGATCTTCCTACACCGGTTCTTCCAGGACATCGCCACCGGATTCGGCATGCCGGGCCTCCCGGATTTCCTGCGCCGCGACGAGGTCGTCGCCCAGTACGAGCAGGCCAGCGGTCACACCGTCCGGGACCTGGACTTCCACCTGACCTATGCCGCGCTGCGGCACGCGATCGTGATGGCCCGGATCAAGCGCCGCATGATCCATATGGGCGAGGACACCGCCCCGGCGGAGCGCGACGACTACATCATGCACCGCGCCACCCTGGAGGCCCTGCTCGACGGCACCTACGGATGGGACTGA
- a CDS encoding cobalamin biosynthesis protein translates to MAPPDSGPVRATAAPLVTGRPDMLAVGLGLRPDLPADRILAALAQALPGLRIACLATLDRRAGEPGAQRAAVLLGVPLHGFAADRLAQMPVPNPSDRVVAALGIPGVAEAAALLAGTGPLIVPRRVVGGVVIAAAAA, encoded by the coding sequence GTGGCGCCACCCGACTCCGGGCCGGTCCGTGCCACGGCCGCACCGCTGGTGACGGGTCGCCCGGACATGCTGGCCGTAGGCTTGGGCCTGCGCCCGGACCTGCCCGCCGACCGCATCCTCGCGGCCCTGGCTCAGGCCCTCCCCGGGCTGCGGATCGCCTGCCTGGCGACGCTCGACCGGCGGGCCGGAGAACCGGGCGCACAGCGCGCCGCCGTACTACTCGGGGTGCCGCTGCACGGTTTCGCCGCCGACCGGCTGGCGCAGATGCCGGTCCCGAATCCGTCGGACCGTGTGGTCGCGGCACTGGGGATTCCGGGCGTGGCCGAGGCCGCGGCGCTGCTGGCGGGAACCGGGCCGTTGATCGTGCCGCGGCGGGTGGTCGGGGGAGTGGTGATCGCCGCGGCGGCGGCCTGA
- a CDS encoding cobyrinate a,c-diamide synthase — protein sequence MSTGVPGVVLAAPASGSGKTTVATGLIGALRRVGHRVTPFKVGPDYIDPGYHGLAAGLPGRNLDPVLVGRDRIAPLYRHGSRGGDIAVVEGVMGLFDGRIDEQSADPVAEGSTAQVAHLLGLPVILVVDARGHSQSLAALLHGFATFDSGVRLGGVVLNRVGSARHEQVLRAACDRVGLPVLGALPRLAELEVPSRHLGLIPAVEHGVAAVRAVEAMTELAARHIDLPAVAALAAAPQSGPLWDADSEVAVGEAVPDGPPPLIAVAGGPAFTFGYAEHRELLTAAGARVVVVDPLHDTLPADTAGLVLPGGFPEEHADALAANTALRAAVAEQARQGLPVHAECAGLLYLTRSLDGRPMAGVLDASAEFGPRLTLGYREAVALADSVLWRAGERVYGHEFHRTRLSEPGTHPAAWGWRSDGGQVREGALAHNVHASYLHTHPAGNPAAVSRFVAAARAHQRSRAAAPVR from the coding sequence ATGAGTACCGGCGTCCCGGGGGTGGTGCTCGCCGCACCGGCTTCCGGCAGCGGGAAGACCACAGTGGCGACCGGGCTGATCGGCGCGCTGCGCCGGGTGGGGCATCGAGTCACCCCGTTCAAGGTGGGGCCCGACTACATCGACCCGGGATACCACGGGCTCGCCGCCGGGCTCCCCGGCCGCAATCTCGATCCGGTACTGGTGGGCCGGGATCGGATCGCCCCGCTGTATCGGCACGGTTCTCGTGGCGGTGATATCGCGGTGGTCGAAGGGGTCATGGGCCTGTTCGACGGCCGCATCGACGAGCAGTCCGCGGATCCGGTCGCCGAAGGTTCCACCGCGCAGGTCGCGCACCTGCTCGGGCTCCCGGTGATCCTGGTCGTGGACGCACGCGGGCACAGCCAGAGCCTGGCCGCGCTGCTGCACGGATTCGCCACCTTCGACAGCGGAGTCCGGCTCGGCGGTGTGGTCCTGAACCGGGTCGGTAGCGCGCGGCACGAACAGGTGTTGCGCGCCGCCTGCGACCGGGTGGGGCTGCCGGTGCTCGGCGCCCTGCCCCGCCTGGCCGAACTCGAGGTCCCGTCCCGGCATCTGGGGCTGATCCCGGCGGTCGAGCACGGTGTCGCGGCCGTGCGCGCAGTGGAGGCTATGACCGAGCTGGCCGCACGCCATATCGACCTCCCCGCCGTCGCGGCGCTGGCGGCCGCGCCGCAGTCGGGGCCGCTGTGGGACGCGGACTCGGAGGTAGCCGTGGGCGAAGCGGTTCCGGACGGCCCGCCCCCGCTGATCGCGGTCGCGGGCGGGCCGGCTTTCACCTTCGGCTACGCCGAGCATCGGGAGCTGCTGACCGCGGCCGGCGCCCGCGTCGTCGTCGTCGATCCGCTGCACGACACCCTGCCCGCGGATACCGCCGGATTGGTCCTGCCGGGCGGCTTCCCCGAGGAACACGCGGACGCCTTGGCCGCCAATACCGCGTTGCGCGCCGCGGTCGCCGAACAGGCGCGACAGGGGCTGCCGGTGCACGCCGAATGCGCCGGACTGCTGTACCTCACCAGATCGCTGGACGGGCGCCCGATGGCGGGTGTGCTCGACGCGTCCGCCGAGTTCGGGCCGCGCCTGACGCTGGGCTACCGGGAGGCGGTCGCGCTGGCGGATTCGGTGCTCTGGCGGGCCGGGGAGCGCGTGTACGGTCACGAGTTCCACCGGACCCGGCTGTCCGAACCCGGTACCCACCCGGCCGCCTGGGGGTGGCGGTCGGACGGGGGACAGGTTCGTGAAGGAGCGTTGGCGCACAATGTGCACGCTTCCTATCTGCACACCCATCCCGCCGGAAACCCGGCCGCCGTGAGCCGTTTCGTCGCCGCGGCGCGCGCTCATCAGCGCAGCCGCGCCGCGGCACCGGTCCGGTGA
- the cobO gene encoding cob(I)yrinic acid a,c-diamide adenosyltransferase: protein MPKGVPDHVPADGLTTRQRRNQPVLAVHTGAGKGKSTAAFGMALRAWNQGFDLAVFQFVKSAKWKVGEEAVFRELGRLHAETGAGAPVQWHKMGEGWSWSRKSGTETDHAEAALAGWREIARRLRDEEHRFYVLDEFTYPLKWGWVDVDEVVETLRDRPGNQHVVITGRDAPAALIDTADLVTEMTKVRHPMDAGRKGQRGIEW, encoded by the coding sequence ATGCCCAAAGGGGTGCCCGACCATGTGCCGGCGGACGGTCTCACCACGCGGCAGCGGCGTAACCAGCCGGTGCTCGCCGTGCACACCGGCGCGGGCAAAGGCAAGTCCACCGCCGCGTTCGGGATGGCGTTGCGGGCCTGGAACCAGGGCTTCGACCTCGCGGTCTTCCAGTTCGTGAAAAGCGCCAAATGGAAGGTCGGGGAGGAAGCCGTGTTCCGCGAGCTCGGCCGCCTGCACGCCGAGACCGGCGCGGGCGCGCCGGTGCAGTGGCACAAGATGGGCGAAGGCTGGTCGTGGAGCCGGAAATCGGGCACCGAGACAGATCACGCCGAAGCCGCGCTGGCCGGATGGCGTGAGATCGCGCGCCGGCTGCGGGACGAGGAGCACCGGTTCTATGTGCTCGACGAGTTCACCTACCCGCTGAAATGGGGTTGGGTCGATGTGGACGAGGTTGTCGAAACCCTGCGTGACCGGCCCGGCAATCAGCATGTCGTGATCACCGGCCGGGACGCGCCCGCGGCCCTGATCGACACAGCCGATCTGGTCACCGAGATGACCAAGGTCCGGCACCCGATGGATGCCGGCCGCAAGGGACAGCGGGGTATCGAATGGTGA
- a CDS encoding magnesium chelatase subunit D family protein has protein sequence MARPASRTFLAAEGGEAGFPFSAVVGQERLQLALILCAVHPGIGGVLVRGEKGTAKSTVVRALARLLPPVVDESGARPARLVELPVGATEDRVVGSLDLERVLRDGEQAFRPGLLAAAHHGVLYVDEVNLLHDHLVDVLLDAAAMGRVHIERDGVSHSHPAKFVLVGTMNPEEGELRPQLLDRFGLTVDVAASREVDVRMAVVRRRLDYEADPNGFAASYAGADAEIADQILTARDRLPGVALDDVELRRIAAVCASFDVDGMRADLVVARTATAHAAWSGRTAVTEEDVRIAAELALPHRRRRDPFDEPGITSEQLDDAMRDAADQADRPEDPRPEDDGRDDPGSGAGPEQPDDDPDGPGGGAGAPESDDPAAEGAPNPEAPAPSGQTTAPSAAAVRPPRWEVPGVGEGAPGRRSRARTRQGRVVSATRELTGGLHLLGTLRAAAPHQHARGRRAGGLLLAPDDLRGAYREGREGNLVVFVVDTSGSMAARDRLSAVTGAVLTLLRDAYQRRDKVAVISVRGSEAELVLPPTSSTDIAVRRLAGLRTGGKTPLAAGLHKAREVVRRERVRDPRRRPMLVLLTDGRATGGTDPVLRARSSAAQLAREAVTSIVVDCERGMIRLGLAAELAGALRGTVVRLTELTGSSVADLVRTGTTGGSARAA, from the coding sequence ATCGCCCGGCCCGCGTCCCGCACGTTCCTCGCCGCCGAGGGCGGTGAGGCGGGATTCCCGTTCTCCGCGGTCGTCGGACAGGAGCGGCTGCAGCTGGCCCTGATCCTGTGCGCGGTCCATCCCGGAATCGGCGGGGTCCTGGTACGGGGCGAGAAGGGGACCGCGAAATCGACGGTGGTGCGGGCACTGGCCCGATTGCTGCCGCCGGTGGTGGACGAATCGGGGGCGCGCCCGGCCCGGCTGGTGGAGTTGCCGGTCGGCGCCACCGAAGACCGCGTGGTCGGCTCGCTGGATCTGGAGCGGGTGCTGCGCGACGGCGAACAAGCGTTCCGGCCCGGTCTCCTCGCGGCGGCGCATCACGGTGTCCTGTACGTGGACGAGGTGAACCTGCTGCACGACCATCTGGTGGACGTGCTGCTGGACGCGGCGGCGATGGGCCGGGTCCATATCGAACGTGACGGGGTCTCGCATTCGCATCCGGCCAAATTCGTCCTGGTCGGCACCATGAACCCGGAGGAGGGGGAGCTGCGGCCCCAGCTGCTCGACCGGTTCGGCCTGACCGTCGACGTGGCGGCCTCCCGTGAGGTGGACGTGCGGATGGCTGTCGTGCGCCGCCGTCTCGACTACGAGGCCGACCCGAACGGTTTCGCGGCCTCCTACGCCGGCGCGGACGCCGAGATCGCCGACCAAATCCTCACCGCGCGCGATCGGCTGCCCGGTGTCGCCCTCGACGATGTGGAACTGCGGCGTATCGCCGCGGTCTGCGCCTCCTTCGACGTGGACGGTATGCGCGCGGATCTGGTGGTCGCCCGGACCGCCACCGCGCACGCCGCCTGGTCCGGGCGTACCGCTGTCACCGAGGAGGACGTGCGGATCGCCGCCGAGCTGGCGCTGCCGCACCGTCGCCGTCGCGATCCGTTCGACGAACCCGGGATCACCTCCGAACAGCTCGACGACGCCATGCGCGACGCGGCCGATCAGGCCGACCGGCCGGAAGATCCGCGACCGGAGGACGATGGGCGCGACGACCCGGGTAGCGGAGCGGGCCCGGAACAACCGGACGACGATCCGGACGGCCCGGGTGGCGGCGCCGGCGCGCCGGAGTCCGACGACCCGGCCGCGGAGGGCGCTCCGAACCCCGAGGCGCCCGCGCCCAGCGGGCAGACGACGGCACCGTCCGCGGCGGCGGTCCGCCCGCCGCGCTGGGAGGTTCCGGGGGTGGGCGAAGGTGCGCCGGGTCGTCGTTCCCGGGCGCGGACCCGGCAGGGGCGGGTCGTGAGTGCGACCCGTGAACTCACCGGCGGACTGCATCTGCTCGGCACGCTGCGCGCCGCCGCGCCGCATCAGCACGCCCGCGGCCGCCGGGCCGGCGGACTGTTGCTCGCCCCGGACGATCTGCGCGGGGCGTATCGCGAAGGCCGCGAAGGCAACCTGGTGGTATTCGTAGTGGACACCTCCGGCTCCATGGCCGCCCGCGACCGGCTGTCCGCGGTGACCGGCGCGGTTCTCACCCTGCTGCGCGACGCCTACCAGCGACGGGACAAGGTCGCGGTGATCTCGGTGCGCGGGAGCGAGGCCGAACTGGTGCTGCCGCCCACTTCCTCGACCGATATCGCGGTCCGCCGTCTGGCGGGTCTGCGGACCGGTGGCAAGACTCCGCTCGCGGCGGGTCTGCACAAGGCGCGCGAGGTCGTGCGGCGGGAGCGGGTGCGCGACCCGCGGCGGCGGCCGATGCTGGTGCTGCTCACCGACGGCCGCGCCACCGGCGGCACCGACCCGGTCCTGCGCGCCCGGTCGAGTGCCGCTCAGCTCGCCCGGGAGGCGGTCACCTCGATCGTCGTCGACTGCGAGCGCGGCATGATCCGCCTCGGCTTGGCCGCCGAACTCGCCGGGGCGCTGCGCGGCACGGTCGTCCGGCTCACCGAGTTGACCGGATCCTCGGTGGCCGATCTGGTCCGCACCGGAACCACCGGGGGCAGCGCCCGGGCTGCCTGA